Proteins encoded in a region of the Stieleria neptunia genome:
- a CDS encoding 5-formyltetrahydrofolate cyclo-ligase, translating into MGGPRKASIRRATAAARRDQGDKERLSRQITDRLQSMPQYAAAGCVLWYVHVRDEVRTEGALRGALQETPPSDRKIVVPYCVGEDLHLFDLRGWDDLSPGAFGILEPRAERRGGADRSVAAAELDLIVVPGVAFDPKGGRLGHGRGFYDRLLARVRAETVLVGVAFECQIVPHVPLDDHDVSMDWVVTEQRLIDCEGGPRVRAGDEHW; encoded by the coding sequence ATGGGCGGCCCCAGGAAAGCCTCGATCCGCCGCGCGACAGCCGCTGCACGACGCGATCAAGGTGACAAAGAACGGCTCAGCCGCCAGATCACCGACCGACTGCAATCGATGCCGCAGTATGCCGCGGCCGGCTGCGTGCTGTGGTACGTCCACGTTCGGGACGAAGTCCGCACCGAAGGCGCCTTGCGGGGGGCGTTGCAGGAGACGCCGCCGTCAGACAGGAAGATCGTGGTGCCGTATTGTGTCGGCGAGGATCTGCATCTGTTCGATTTGCGGGGGTGGGACGATCTGTCACCCGGGGCATTCGGAATCCTGGAACCCCGTGCCGAGCGACGCGGCGGTGCAGACCGTTCGGTTGCGGCGGCGGAACTGGATTTGATTGTGGTCCCGGGCGTTGCCTTTGACCCCAAGGGCGGGCGATTGGGGCACGGTCGCGGGTTCTACGATCGGCTGCTCGCCCGCGTGCGGGCTGAAACCGTGCTCGTCGGCGTGGCCTTTGAGTGCCAGATCGTGCCGCACGTCCCCCTGGACGACCATGACGTCTCGATGGATTGGGTGGTCACCGAACAGCGATTGATTGACTGCGAGGGCGGTCCCCGGGTCCGCGCTGGGGACGAACATTGGTAG
- a CDS encoding potassium channel family protein, with protein MKSFTTLYLHFMRNRASRRNLRVLAQFVVTLLAMILVYSVFFHYLMAWEGRRYSWITGIYWTLTVMSTLGFGDITFHTDLGRVFSMLVLMSGTLFMLILLPFTFIQFFYAPWMEAQEAARAPRELPEDAEGHVILTHYGPIDAALIKKLTQYQYPYVILVPEVAEALRLHDLDLRVVVGELDDPETYRLLRTDKAALVATVGTDVVNTNVAFTAREVAETVPIVATAADVASVDILELAGCTRVLELAEMLGRSLARRVIGRDAKTHVIGQFDQLLVAEASAAGTPLVGRTLRDIRLRDHVNLTVSGVWERGHYQNAGPDTLIAENTVLVLAGTREQLDEYDSLFCIYHASDVPIVIIGYGRVGSATARGLAEQSIDYRVVEKNAKANRADDRLIVGDAADLEILKQAGIMETSAVVITTHDDALNVYLTLYCRRLRADIEIISRATLERNVHTLHRAGADFVISEASMGANAIFNLLHRSNVLLLAEGLDVFRVKVPTSLAGKTLTEGAIRQRTGCSVIAIDTADGVLVNPDPSTTLPTDGEMVVIGSDESQQRFLEQYLNR; from the coding sequence ATGAAGTCATTCACCACGCTGTATCTGCATTTTATGCGGAACCGTGCCAGTCGCCGCAACCTGCGGGTGCTTGCTCAGTTCGTCGTCACGTTGCTGGCGATGATCCTCGTCTACAGCGTGTTCTTTCACTACCTGATGGCCTGGGAAGGTCGTCGCTACAGTTGGATCACGGGCATCTATTGGACGTTGACGGTGATGTCCACGCTGGGGTTCGGCGACATCACGTTCCACACCGACTTGGGGCGGGTGTTTTCGATGCTGGTGTTGATGAGCGGAACATTGTTCATGCTGATCCTGTTGCCGTTTACCTTCATTCAGTTTTTCTATGCACCGTGGATGGAAGCCCAGGAGGCGGCGCGGGCACCTCGCGAGTTGCCTGAAGACGCCGAGGGCCACGTCATCTTGACGCATTACGGCCCGATCGACGCCGCGTTGATCAAGAAACTGACGCAGTACCAATATCCGTACGTCATCTTGGTTCCGGAAGTCGCAGAAGCGTTGCGGCTTCATGATCTGGACTTGAGAGTCGTCGTCGGGGAATTGGATGATCCGGAGACGTATCGACTGTTGCGTACCGACAAGGCAGCGCTGGTGGCCACCGTCGGCACAGATGTGGTCAACACCAACGTCGCATTCACCGCGCGCGAAGTCGCCGAGACGGTCCCCATCGTCGCCACGGCGGCTGACGTCGCTTCGGTGGACATCCTCGAGCTGGCGGGCTGCACTCGCGTGTTGGAACTGGCAGAAATGTTGGGGCGTTCGCTGGCCCGACGCGTGATCGGACGCGACGCCAAGACGCATGTCATCGGGCAATTCGATCAGTTGTTGGTCGCCGAGGCCAGTGCCGCTGGAACGCCGCTCGTCGGGCGAACGCTTCGAGACATTCGTTTGCGTGATCACGTCAATCTGACCGTGTCGGGCGTTTGGGAACGAGGGCACTATCAAAACGCCGGCCCGGACACGCTGATCGCCGAGAACACCGTTTTGGTGCTGGCCGGAACACGCGAGCAACTCGATGAATACGACAGCCTGTTTTGTATCTATCACGCCAGCGACGTACCGATCGTGATCATCGGCTACGGCCGTGTCGGGTCCGCGACCGCTCGCGGGCTTGCCGAGCAGTCGATTGATTATCGAGTTGTGGAGAAAAATGCGAAAGCAAACCGCGCTGACGACCGGCTGATCGTCGGCGACGCGGCCGATCTGGAGATCCTGAAGCAAGCCGGGATCATGGAAACGTCTGCGGTCGTGATTACGACCCACGACGACGCGCTGAACGTCTACTTGACGCTCTATTGTCGGCGTTTGCGCGCGGACATTGAGATCATCAGCCGAGCGACGCTCGAACGCAATGTTCACACCTTGCACCGCGCCGGCGCCGATTTTGTGATCTCGGAGGCCTCGATGGGGGCCAACGCGATCTTCAATCTACTGCACCGCAGCAACGTGTTACTGCTGGCCGAAGGGCTGGACGTTTTCAGGGTGAAGGTCCCGACCTCCCTTGCCGGCAAAACCTTGACCGAGGGCGCCATCCGCCAACGGACCGGCTGCAGTGTGATCGCCATTGACACCGCCGACGGAGTCCTCGTCAATCCGGATCCCAGCACCACGCTGCCCACAGACGGGGAAATGGTCGTGATCGGCAGCGATGAATCACAACAGCGGTTCTTAGAACAGTATTTGAATCGCTGA
- a CDS encoding peptidoglycan-binding protein, giving the protein MKILANTGRECVEHCFEGGVSAWEIGASVGQGGRNDRDDVRTIQRLLNLIGPQDGGPVVALDEDGWIGPKTNKAILDFQRFQRTGSDGRVDPHGPTLKRMNEIPKHRMKAQNAALLARVVTAMPDLNQMSLKARRTIEGAIDYVRLGEGLFTSKRDYEMADLYFDFSKLSSSETLSELGLIRTTLRRAYAALQVPPIPLTGSNPVGVSIFTIDPLGKNYFAYVPRTESKSSKRNSVTDPAHIYLCQKMSEPKKDKFMHILMHELFHFIDDETFLYIKDHCYRDKIFRLTHKQRMRNADNYAVFSSHVHIGRQRLVDSQPKLGPHIPAHL; this is encoded by the coding sequence ATGAAAATTCTTGCCAATACCGGTCGCGAGTGTGTCGAGCATTGTTTCGAAGGGGGCGTTTCGGCTTGGGAAATCGGCGCGTCGGTCGGACAGGGCGGTCGAAATGATCGCGACGACGTCCGCACGATTCAACGGCTGCTCAACTTAATTGGCCCGCAGGACGGCGGTCCGGTGGTCGCGTTGGACGAGGACGGTTGGATCGGTCCGAAAACGAACAAGGCGATTCTTGATTTCCAACGCTTTCAACGGACCGGCAGCGATGGTCGTGTCGACCCGCATGGCCCGACGCTCAAACGGATGAATGAGATTCCCAAACATCGCATGAAAGCTCAAAATGCCGCGCTGCTCGCCAGGGTCGTCACTGCGATGCCGGATTTGAATCAAATGTCGCTCAAGGCGCGGCGTACGATCGAAGGCGCGATCGACTACGTGCGTCTCGGGGAGGGATTGTTTACGTCCAAACGCGATTACGAGATGGCCGATCTCTATTTCGACTTCAGCAAACTTTCAAGCTCCGAAACACTCAGCGAACTCGGCCTGATTCGAACCACGCTGCGGCGGGCCTACGCTGCGCTTCAGGTTCCCCCGATCCCACTGACTGGCTCGAATCCCGTCGGAGTCTCGATCTTCACCATCGATCCGCTCGGCAAGAACTATTTTGCGTATGTTCCCCGCACCGAAAGCAAGAGCAGCAAACGCAATTCTGTAACCGATCCGGCACACATCTACCTGTGCCAAAAAATGAGCGAACCGAAGAAGGATAAGTTTATGCACATTCTGATGCACGAGTTGTTTCATTTCATCGACGATGAAACCTTTCTGTACATCAAAGACCATTGTTACCGAGACAAGATTTTTCGACTGACGCACAAGCAACGCATGCGCAATGCGGACAACTACGCGGTTTTTTCTTCGCACGTGCATATCGGACGACAACGACTCGTCGATAGCCAACCGAAGCTCGGGCCGCACATTCCGGCGCATCTGTAA
- the surE gene encoding 5'/3'-nucleotidase SurE, with translation MRILLTNDDGVFAPGLAALEQQLRHLGEVIVIAPATEQSGVSHSITFLTPLVGKSIHRDGRHWAWAVEGSPADCVKLAIAELLRDNPVDLVVSGINNGLNAGINVLYSGTVAAAIEGAFFGTTSVAVSLEYDPDADFQSAAVIAKKIIGGIAKHPASKGKLFNLNIPTAATQSPAELQIVPMGLAQYGNRYEKRQDPGGRDYYWALWEEPSEPPQEKTDITELRKGNVTLTSLQFDMTNHPLTDDMEGWGLKL, from the coding sequence ATGCGAATCCTTTTGACCAACGACGATGGCGTGTTCGCACCCGGACTGGCCGCACTGGAGCAACAGCTCCGCCACCTCGGGGAGGTGATCGTGATCGCGCCGGCGACCGAACAGTCCGGCGTCAGCCACTCGATCACCTTCCTCACCCCGTTGGTGGGGAAATCGATTCATCGCGACGGCCGGCACTGGGCCTGGGCGGTTGAGGGGAGCCCCGCCGATTGCGTCAAACTGGCGATCGCCGAGCTGCTGCGAGACAATCCGGTCGATCTGGTCGTCAGCGGCATCAACAACGGACTCAACGCCGGCATCAATGTGCTGTACAGCGGCACCGTCGCCGCGGCGATCGAAGGGGCGTTTTTCGGAACCACCAGCGTCGCCGTTTCACTCGAATATGACCCCGACGCCGATTTTCAATCCGCCGCGGTGATCGCAAAAAAGATTATCGGTGGAATCGCAAAACACCCCGCCTCCAAAGGAAAGTTGTTCAATCTGAACATCCCGACCGCCGCCACCCAGTCGCCCGCGGAATTGCAAATCGTGCCGATGGGACTGGCCCAGTACGGCAACCGCTACGAAAAACGCCAAGACCCCGGCGGACGCGATTACTACTGGGCACTCTGGGAAGAACCCAGCGAGCCGCCGCAAGAAAAAACCGACATCACGGAGCTGCGCAAGGGCAACGTGACGCTGACGAGTTTGCAATTCGACATGACCAACCACCCGCTGACCGACGACATGGAAGGCTGGGGATTGAAGTTGTAG
- the guaA gene encoding glutamine-hydrolyzing GMP synthase has product MSVSSAHSTGNSTESSLSEAGASVLTDQRIVVLDFGSQYAQLIARRVREQNVYCQIIRHDLSADRIAELAPKGIILSGGPSSVYEDGAPRCDPELFKLGIPVLGICYGLQVACEAFGGKVTNTSRREYGHAMCEIVQPGTLFDELPGEIDVWMSHGDQISAISEQFEPLARTSTCPFAAIRHKELPVYGMQFHPEVTHTPLGGKVLANFVRGICGCEPNWQLSDFADATVRQIRDAVGDRRVICGLSGGVDSSVVAALLYKAIGPQLTCILIDNGLLRQNEQALVIDEFTNHFKADLHVVDAEDRFLASLAGVVEPQEKRRRIGHDFIECFKKEAESIENAHFLAQGTLYPDVIESGADPDGPAATIKLHHNVGGLPEELGFELIEPLRDLFKDEVRRLGLELGLPEKLVWRHPFPGPGLAVRCLGEVTRDKLVVLRAADAIVIEEIEAAGLYRETSQTFAVLLPVQSVGVMGDARTYDNAIAVRSVNTDDFMTADWSRLPYELLARISTRIINEVKGVNRVCYDISSKPPATIEWE; this is encoded by the coding sequence ATGAGTGTTTCCAGCGCCCACTCGACGGGCAACTCCACCGAATCAAGCCTTTCCGAGGCCGGCGCTTCGGTGCTGACCGATCAACGGATCGTTGTTCTGGATTTCGGTTCGCAATACGCCCAGCTGATCGCCCGACGCGTGCGCGAGCAGAACGTCTACTGTCAGATCATCCGGCACGATCTGTCCGCCGATCGGATCGCTGAACTGGCCCCCAAAGGCATCATCTTGTCGGGCGGCCCGTCGAGTGTTTACGAGGACGGGGCGCCGCGCTGCGATCCCGAATTGTTCAAACTCGGGATTCCCGTCCTGGGCATCTGCTACGGGTTACAAGTCGCCTGCGAAGCGTTCGGGGGCAAGGTGACCAACACCTCGCGACGCGAATACGGGCACGCGATGTGCGAAATCGTCCAGCCCGGTACGCTGTTTGACGAATTGCCGGGCGAGATCGACGTCTGGATGAGCCACGGAGACCAGATTTCGGCGATCAGCGAGCAATTTGAACCGCTCGCCCGCACCAGCACCTGCCCGTTTGCGGCGATCCGGCACAAGGAGTTGCCGGTTTACGGCATGCAGTTCCACCCCGAGGTCACGCACACCCCGCTGGGCGGCAAGGTGCTGGCGAATTTTGTCCGCGGCATCTGCGGCTGTGAACCGAATTGGCAACTGAGTGATTTTGCCGATGCCACCGTCCGCCAGATTCGCGACGCCGTCGGCGACCGACGCGTGATCTGCGGGCTCAGCGGCGGCGTCGATTCCTCCGTCGTCGCGGCACTGCTGTACAAAGCCATCGGCCCGCAGTTGACCTGCATCTTGATCGACAACGGGTTGCTTCGCCAGAACGAACAAGCGTTGGTGATCGACGAGTTCACCAATCACTTCAAAGCCGACTTGCACGTCGTCGATGCCGAAGACCGGTTCCTGGCGTCGTTGGCCGGAGTCGTCGAGCCCCAGGAAAAACGCCGACGCATCGGCCATGACTTTATCGAGTGTTTCAAAAAGGAAGCCGAATCGATCGAGAACGCCCACTTCCTCGCCCAAGGCACCCTGTACCCCGACGTGATCGAAAGCGGCGCCGATCCCGACGGACCGGCCGCAACGATCAAATTGCACCACAACGTCGGCGGGTTGCCCGAGGAATTGGGGTTTGAACTGATCGAACCGCTCCGCGACCTGTTCAAGGACGAAGTCCGACGACTGGGATTGGAATTGGGTCTGCCGGAAAAACTGGTCTGGCGGCACCCCTTCCCCGGTCCCGGTCTGGCCGTCCGATGCCTGGGCGAAGTCACACGCGACAAACTGGTCGTGCTGCGGGCGGCCGATGCGATCGTGATCGAAGAGATCGAAGCGGCGGGACTGTACCGCGAAACCAGCCAGACCTTTGCGGTGCTGTTGCCGGTCCAAAGTGTGGGGGTGATGGGCGACGCGCGGACGTACGACAATGCGATCGCCGTCCGCAGCGTCAACACCGACGATTTCATGACGGCCGATTGGAGCCGATTGCCGTACGAGTTGCTGGCGCGGATCAGCACACGAATCATCAACGAAGTCAAGGGCGTCAACCGAGTCTGCTATGACATCAGCAGCAAGCCGCCCGCAACGATCGAGTGGGAATAG
- the tnpC gene encoding IS66 family transposase yields the protein MAIEDCREMSIPIYPNHEHACPNVGNCPHLGGASVISVAMVANQSEDTRESSLRQIRLLEKRNSELLSDVVSLQEQLERVKLELKIERQNKFATNEQSDDDAKPELQEANQDDSGRKAKRGAPVGHPGWFRKTPQEYDWDIDVKAPRVCPCCASRQVILLDADPLEHLQEDIVDGQFRVVLYRHVVAKCIACDTLVQKAGPGEVLGSRIGPGLRSKAIYLRNVIGITYRKVPRAIEELFGITFTAAALIGFEKALAKLAEPVVDDIAKKLASTDGPVYADETYWTLDGDRAYFWVHGNEQFIHFTFETTRAGFVSRDVLGPDFCGTLVTDCYGGYNAQVAGAKQKCLAHLARTSRDWQKLVAPVSADYQFFEDVKQFVQRGTRLHRRRKAGKLKGAALESEILWLRNELERLSLTDVEDEKAIQLQGRILRHLSEWLVFIDDPRVSPTNNLAERAIRPLVVLRKICFGSRSREGGERMADLMSVAETARRHGHRASDIYYGLFTRPPDEVLRSLYAPA from the coding sequence GTGGCAATCGAGGATTGCCGCGAAATGTCTATTCCAATCTATCCCAACCACGAGCACGCTTGCCCCAATGTAGGGAATTGCCCGCATCTTGGTGGCGCCTCGGTGATTTCTGTTGCGATGGTAGCTAATCAAAGCGAGGACACCCGAGAATCATCGCTTCGCCAGATTCGATTGCTCGAAAAGCGTAACAGCGAATTGCTCAGCGACGTCGTCAGCCTCCAAGAGCAACTGGAACGCGTCAAACTTGAATTGAAGATTGAGCGGCAGAACAAGTTTGCAACCAATGAGCAGTCTGACGACGATGCGAAACCGGAATTGCAAGAGGCCAACCAAGATGATTCGGGTCGCAAAGCTAAACGCGGCGCCCCGGTAGGTCATCCAGGATGGTTTCGAAAGACTCCCCAAGAGTACGATTGGGACATTGATGTCAAGGCTCCTCGAGTCTGCCCCTGCTGCGCGAGTCGCCAAGTCATTTTGTTGGATGCCGATCCATTGGAGCACCTGCAGGAAGATATTGTTGATGGACAGTTCCGCGTCGTGCTCTATCGTCATGTGGTCGCCAAATGCATCGCCTGTGATACGCTTGTGCAAAAAGCTGGTCCGGGAGAGGTTCTGGGAAGTCGCATAGGACCAGGGTTGCGCAGCAAGGCGATCTATCTCCGCAATGTCATTGGCATTACCTACCGCAAGGTCCCACGAGCGATTGAAGAGTTATTTGGAATCACGTTCACAGCGGCAGCACTGATCGGTTTCGAAAAGGCTCTTGCGAAGCTTGCCGAACCGGTTGTCGACGATATCGCCAAGAAGCTTGCCAGCACTGACGGGCCAGTCTATGCGGATGAAACCTACTGGACCTTAGACGGCGATCGCGCCTACTTTTGGGTACACGGCAACGAACAGTTCATCCATTTCACTTTTGAAACGACGCGTGCGGGGTTCGTTTCACGCGACGTTCTTGGCCCTGACTTTTGCGGCACTTTGGTAACGGACTGCTACGGTGGCTACAATGCTCAGGTCGCTGGCGCGAAGCAAAAATGTTTGGCACATCTTGCTCGAACCTCGCGTGATTGGCAAAAGCTCGTTGCTCCGGTATCAGCCGACTATCAGTTCTTCGAAGATGTCAAGCAATTCGTCCAACGCGGTACTCGCCTCCACCGCCGACGAAAAGCCGGTAAGCTAAAAGGAGCTGCACTTGAGTCTGAGATCTTGTGGCTGCGAAACGAATTGGAACGCCTTTCGTTGACTGATGTCGAAGACGAAAAAGCGATCCAACTTCAAGGGCGAATTCTTCGTCACCTCTCAGAGTGGTTGGTGTTCATCGACGATCCACGAGTTTCGCCGACGAACAACCTTGCAGAACGTGCTATTCGCCCACTAGTCGTGTTGCGCAAGATCTGCTTCGGCAGCCGAAGTCGGGAAGGTGGTGAGCGGATGGCAGATCTGATGAGCGTTGCAGAGACAGCGCGGCGTCATGGGCACCGTGCCAGCGACATCTACTACGGTCTTTTCACGCGACCTCCGGACGAAGTACTGCGTTCGCTTTATGCACCGGCGTAG
- a CDS encoding rhamnulokinase: MPNTPVHLAVDLGASSGRVIAGRIDDGRLQLEEMHRFANDPVMIQDSLQWNVHGLWAEILEGLRIAATRFESIRSVGVDTWGVDYVLVDENDQIASPIRHYRDARNNGMVERAFEILGGAQQGRRRMFEATGLQFMQINSVFQLLSAVTHKERSLQIADGFMMMGDFFHWLLSGKRSIEATNASTSQMLDPRTGQWQMEMIEALGIPTKLLGPVSLPATTLGNVQPSVAEATGLKDVSVVLPATHDTASAVLAVPVDGFAPEKPDWCYISSGTWSLMGCELASPRVTELCSEFNFTNEGGVGGSTRLLKNLGGLWIFQQLRKSMQRRGNEVTWESMVSQAESAAPFQLLIDPDHPDFAAPTDMLDAIEAFAAKTGQPKPGAEGGYYRASLEGLALRYRVCLGMLEQLVDNRIETIHIVGGGTMNELLCQMTADACNRTVITGPVEATAIGNLLMQMVGTGVIGSGNPEELTSAVRQSRRLVRESFAVKTYTPQNAAEWDEPAERFVGLVD; this comes from the coding sequence ATGCCCAACACACCCGTTCATCTGGCCGTTGACTTGGGGGCCTCCAGCGGCCGCGTGATTGCCGGACGCATCGACGACGGAAGGCTGCAGCTGGAAGAGATGCATCGTTTCGCCAACGATCCGGTGATGATTCAAGATTCTCTGCAGTGGAACGTTCACGGCTTGTGGGCCGAAATCCTGGAAGGGCTGCGGATCGCGGCGACTCGTTTCGAGTCGATTCGATCGGTCGGTGTCGATACCTGGGGCGTCGACTATGTCTTGGTGGACGAAAACGACCAGATCGCGTCACCGATTCGTCACTACCGCGATGCCCGCAACAACGGCATGGTCGAACGCGCGTTTGAGATTCTCGGCGGTGCCCAGCAAGGGCGTCGACGGATGTTCGAAGCGACCGGATTGCAGTTCATGCAAATCAATTCGGTCTTTCAATTACTCTCGGCCGTCACCCACAAGGAGCGATCGCTGCAAATTGCCGACGGCTTCATGATGATGGGCGACTTCTTTCACTGGTTGCTGTCGGGAAAACGCAGCATCGAAGCCACCAACGCTTCCACCAGCCAAATGTTGGATCCCAGAACGGGTCAGTGGCAGATGGAAATGATCGAGGCCCTCGGCATTCCGACCAAGCTGCTCGGTCCCGTTTCATTGCCCGCAACCACCCTGGGCAATGTTCAACCCTCGGTCGCCGAAGCGACGGGGCTGAAAGATGTTTCCGTCGTCTTACCGGCCACGCACGACACCGCGTCGGCGGTACTGGCGGTGCCCGTCGACGGTTTCGCACCCGAAAAGCCCGACTGGTGCTACATCAGTTCCGGAACCTGGTCACTGATGGGTTGCGAATTGGCGTCACCACGGGTCACCGAACTGTGTTCGGAATTCAACTTCACCAACGAAGGTGGCGTGGGCGGCAGCACCCGTTTGTTGAAAAACCTCGGCGGCTTGTGGATCTTTCAACAGCTTCGCAAATCGATGCAACGCCGCGGAAACGAGGTGACCTGGGAATCGATGGTCTCTCAAGCCGAATCGGCGGCACCGTTCCAGTTGTTGATCGACCCGGACCACCCCGATTTTGCCGCCCCGACCGACATGCTCGATGCGATCGAAGCGTTTGCGGCGAAAACGGGACAACCGAAACCGGGTGCCGAGGGCGGCTACTATCGCGCCTCGCTGGAAGGCTTGGCGTTGCGATATCGAGTTTGTCTGGGAATGCTGGAGCAGCTCGTCGACAACCGGATCGAGACGATTCATATCGTCGGCGGCGGAACGATGAATGAGTTGCTGTGCCAGATGACCGCCGATGCCTGCAATCGAACCGTGATCACCGGTCCGGTCGAAGCGACTGCGATCGGGAATTTGCTGATGCAAATGGTGGGCACCGGGGTGATCGGCAGCGGCAACCCCGAGGAGCTGACCAGCGCCGTGCGTCAGTCCCGCAGACTGGTGCGAGAGAGTTTTGCGGTCAAGACCTACACGCCACAAAACGCCGCAGAGTGGGACGAGCCCGCCGAGCGATTCGTCGGCTTGGTCGATTGA
- the ettA gene encoding energy-dependent translational throttle protein EttA, translated as MGRQYIYQVEDLTKKHGQKTVLNEVNLAFYPGAKIGVLGPNGAGKSTLLRIMAGQDTDFDGSARLTKGFTVGYLEQEPPLDETKTVFENVQTAVAERRAIVDRFNEISMLLGDVTDDDEMQKLCDEMATLQDTIDAYNLWELDRQVEMAMAVMNLPPGDSTVTTLSGGERRRVALCQLLIRQPDLLLLDEPTNHLDAESVSWLEQHLAKYPGTVVAVTHDRYFLDNVAQWILEIDRGRGIPFEGNYTAWLEARQKRMQLEQRQAKARERTLANELEWIRMSPKARQAKSKARIKAYEDLASEKFEDRPDELEIQIPSNRHLGELVIEGKNIHKAFGDKVLIDDLSFRLPAGGIVGVIGPNGAGKTTLFKMLTGQEPADEGQFRVGETVDLGYVDQSRDSLADDHTVFEEISGGTETIVLGGRNVNARAYVSRFNFRGPDQEKKVGNLSGGERNRVHLAKLLRRGCNVLLLDEPTNDLDVDTLRALEEAIMHFAGCVVVTSHDRWFLDRLATHILAFEGDGKVTWCEGNFEVYDRGLRERMGEDPNEVKQARYKSIHAG; from the coding sequence ATGGGCAGGCAATACATTTACCAAGTCGAAGACTTGACGAAAAAGCACGGTCAAAAGACGGTGCTCAACGAAGTCAATCTGGCATTTTACCCCGGCGCAAAAATCGGCGTCCTCGGCCCCAACGGTGCCGGAAAGTCGACGCTGTTGCGGATCATGGCCGGCCAGGACACCGACTTTGACGGCAGCGCGAGACTGACCAAGGGCTTCACCGTCGGCTACCTGGAACAAGAACCGCCGCTGGACGAAACCAAGACGGTGTTCGAAAACGTTCAAACCGCCGTCGCCGAGCGTCGCGCGATCGTCGATCGATTCAATGAAATCAGCATGCTGCTCGGCGACGTCACCGACGACGACGAAATGCAAAAGTTGTGCGACGAAATGGCGACGCTGCAGGACACGATCGATGCCTACAACCTGTGGGAACTGGATCGACAAGTCGAAATGGCGATGGCGGTCATGAATCTGCCCCCCGGCGATTCCACCGTGACCACGCTCTCGGGCGGTGAACGCCGACGCGTCGCGCTGTGCCAATTGCTGATCCGCCAGCCCGACTTGCTGCTGTTGGACGAACCGACCAACCACCTCGATGCCGAATCGGTCTCGTGGCTGGAACAACACCTGGCCAAGTACCCCGGGACCGTCGTCGCGGTGACCCACGACCGTTACTTCCTGGACAACGTCGCCCAGTGGATTCTGGAAATCGACCGCGGCCGCGGCATTCCGTTCGAAGGCAACTACACCGCTTGGCTGGAAGCCCGCCAGAAACGGATGCAGTTGGAACAACGCCAGGCCAAGGCCCGCGAACGCACGCTGGCCAACGAACTGGAATGGATCCGCATGAGCCCCAAAGCCCGCCAGGCGAAAAGCAAGGCGCGGATCAAGGCGTACGAGGATTTGGCGTCCGAAAAATTCGAAGATCGGCCCGACGAACTGGAGATCCAAATCCCCTCCAATCGACACCTCGGCGAACTGGTCATCGAAGGCAAAAACATTCACAAGGCGTTCGGCGACAAGGTCTTGATCGATGACCTGTCGTTTCGCTTGCCCGCCGGTGGCATCGTCGGCGTGATCGGCCCCAACGGAGCCGGCAAGACGACGCTGTTCAAGATGCTGACCGGCCAGGAACCGGCCGATGAAGGTCAGTTCCGCGTCGGCGAGACCGTCGACTTGGGCTACGTCGACCAAAGCCGCGATTCGCTGGCCGACGACCACACCGTGTTTGAAGAAATCAGCGGCGGCACCGAGACGATCGTGTTGGGAGGCCGCAACGTCAACGCACGGGCCTACGTCTCGCGTTTTAATTTCCGAGGCCCCGACCAGGAGAAGAAAGTCGGCAACCTGTCCGGTGGTGAACGCAACCGAGTCCACCTGGCGAAACTGTTGCGTCGTGGCTGCAACGTGCTGCTGCTGGACGAACCGACCAACGACCTGGATGTCGACACCCTGCGTGCCCTGGAAGAAGCGATCATGCATTTTGCCGGCTGCGTGGTGGTCACTTCGCACGACCGCTGGTTCCTTGATCGGCTCGCAACGCATATCCTTGCATTCGAAGGTGACGGTAAAGTCACGTGGTGCGAAGGCAACTTCGAAGTCTACGATCGGGGATTGCGCGAGCGGATGGGCGAGGACCCCAACGAAGTCAAACAGGCCCGCTACAAGAGCATTCACGCCGGTTAA